The following proteins are encoded in a genomic region of Actinomadura sp. NAK00032:
- a CDS encoding tyrosine-type recombinase/integrase yields MAECVDRYGEMVRAKTSTGALAPASAEVYARDVVTFAALAGAERVLDDLTGEDVDEVLLRFARKPDERRRVRAVEPGGGPVQSAASQARFRRSVSAFFRYAVVAGWVQLNPMDAVTVRPKHRGGLRAERRALTVEQAEGLLGAARELAEGPVPAPRRRADQRTELRDGLIVLLLAAVGPRVSELTAANSEDFFVNGGTRYWRIFGKGGRTRDVPLPRPVVEVLDAYLADGRRLLDRGREPKALLLSWRGRRLARGDVQGVIDRVLERVEPVRRRSVTPHGLRHTTATHLLAAATDMDAVRRVLGHADLSTLGRYRDELPGELEAAMRVHPLLGPVDGRRGG; encoded by the coding sequence GTGGCCGAGTGCGTGGACCGGTACGGGGAGATGGTGCGGGCGAAGACCTCGACGGGTGCGCTGGCGCCGGCGTCGGCGGAGGTGTACGCGCGGGACGTGGTGACGTTCGCGGCGTTGGCGGGTGCGGAGCGGGTGCTGGACGATCTGACCGGTGAGGACGTCGATGAGGTGCTGCTTCGGTTCGCGCGCAAGCCGGATGAGCGGCGCCGGGTGCGGGCGGTGGAGCCGGGGGGCGGTCCGGTGCAGAGCGCGGCGTCGCAGGCGCGGTTCCGGCGTTCGGTGTCGGCGTTCTTCCGGTACGCGGTGGTGGCGGGGTGGGTGCAGCTGAACCCGATGGACGCGGTGACGGTGCGGCCGAAGCACCGGGGCGGGCTGCGGGCGGAGCGGCGGGCGCTGACGGTGGAGCAGGCGGAGGGGCTGCTGGGGGCGGCGCGCGAGCTGGCGGAGGGGCCGGTGCCGGCGCCGCGGCGGCGGGCGGATCAGCGGACGGAGCTGCGGGACGGGCTGATCGTGCTGCTGCTGGCGGCGGTGGGGCCGCGGGTGTCGGAGCTGACGGCGGCGAACTCGGAGGATTTCTTCGTCAACGGGGGGACGCGGTACTGGCGGATCTTCGGTAAGGGCGGGCGGACGCGGGATGTGCCGCTCCCCCGTCCGGTGGTGGAGGTGCTGGACGCGTATCTGGCGGACGGGCGGCGGCTGCTGGATCGGGGGCGGGAGCCGAAGGCGCTGCTGCTGTCGTGGCGGGGGCGGCGGTTGGCGCGGGGTGATGTGCAGGGGGTGATCGACCGGGTGCTGGAGCGGGTGGAGCCGGTGCGGCGGCGGAGTGTGACGCCGCATGGGCTTCGGCATACGACGGCGACGCATCTGCTGGCGGCGGCGACGGACATGGACGCGGTGCGGCGGGTGCTGGGGCACGCGGACCTGTCGACGCTGGGCCGGTACCGGGACGAGTTGCCGGGTGAGCTGGAGGCGGCGATGCGGGTGCATCCGCTGCTGGGCCCGGTGGACGGCCGCCGCGGCGGCTGA
- a CDS encoding phosphatase PAP2 family protein, with protein MGAPDFSADLYREITEFAQGTPSWVHEVADVGTDAGLLLFAVLFVAGWWRARGLDARAMGLALAAPFAVVSAYLVSEVSKSFIEEERPCRAVAGAVHIAACPAPGDWSFPSNHATIAAASAAAIVVAWRAMAPLVLPLAALMAFSRVFVGVHYPHDVAAGFLVGVVVAPLVALVLVRALRPLVDGLRGVPVGAVLLGARPVGAGAADPPGPGGPGWPEPQAGRGAVAGAASVDEASVTMPDVMGGVTRRGPLG; from the coding sequence ATGGGAGCGCCGGATTTCAGCGCCGATCTGTACCGGGAGATCACCGAGTTCGCGCAGGGCACGCCGTCCTGGGTGCATGAGGTGGCGGATGTCGGGACGGATGCGGGGCTGTTGTTGTTCGCCGTGCTGTTCGTGGCGGGCTGGTGGCGGGCCCGGGGCCTGGACGCGCGGGCGATGGGGCTGGCGCTGGCGGCGCCGTTCGCGGTGGTGTCGGCGTATCTGGTGAGCGAGGTGTCGAAGAGCTTCATCGAGGAGGAGCGGCCGTGCCGGGCGGTGGCGGGCGCGGTGCACATCGCGGCGTGTCCGGCGCCGGGCGACTGGTCGTTCCCGAGTAATCACGCGACGATCGCGGCGGCGTCGGCGGCGGCGATCGTGGTGGCGTGGCGGGCGATGGCGCCGCTGGTGCTGCCGCTGGCGGCGCTGATGGCGTTCTCGCGGGTGTTCGTGGGTGTGCACTATCCGCATGATGTGGCGGCGGGGTTCCTGGTGGGGGTCGTGGTGGCTCCGCTGGTGGCGCTGGTGCTGGTGCGGGCGCTGCGGCCGCTGGTGGACGGGCTGCGGGGCGTGCCGGTGGGTGCGGTGCTGCTGGGTGCGCGTCCGGTGGGTGCGGGTGCCGCGGATCCGCCCGGGCCGGGTGGGCCGGGGTGGCCGGAGCCGCAGGCCGGTCGGGGCGCGGTGGCCGGTGCGGCGTCGGTGGACGAGGCGTCGGTGACGATGCCGGACGTGATGGGCGGTGTGACGCGCCGCGGTCCTCTGGGCTAG
- a CDS encoding DedA family protein, with translation MDGILGVVDTAVTSPWFYLVLFAVAMIDGFFPVVPSESLVITAGVYAASGSPEPVAVVALAALGAFLGDHVSYLVGRRAGGRLVRGLRPGTRRHAAFAWARRTMAERGGLILVVARYVPGGRTAVTLTMGAVGYRLRWFSGFAAVAAVSWALYGTVLGYVGGKAFEDDPIKGVAVGLGLALSVTGVVEGVRFVRGRRRGRAEAGEAAGTAEAPVEASGAAPGR, from the coding sequence ATGGACGGAATTCTTGGTGTGGTGGACACGGCCGTGACGTCGCCGTGGTTCTACCTGGTGCTGTTCGCGGTCGCGATGATCGACGGGTTCTTCCCGGTGGTGCCGAGCGAGAGCCTGGTGATCACGGCGGGGGTGTACGCGGCGTCGGGGAGTCCGGAGCCGGTGGCGGTGGTGGCGCTGGCGGCGCTGGGCGCGTTCCTGGGCGATCACGTGTCGTATCTGGTGGGGCGCCGGGCGGGCGGGCGGCTGGTGCGGGGGCTGCGGCCGGGGACGCGGCGGCATGCGGCGTTCGCGTGGGCGCGGCGGACGATGGCCGAGCGGGGCGGGTTGATCCTGGTGGTGGCGCGGTATGTGCCGGGCGGCCGGACGGCGGTGACGCTGACGATGGGTGCGGTGGGGTACCGGCTGCGGTGGTTCTCGGGGTTCGCGGCGGTGGCCGCGGTGTCGTGGGCGCTGTACGGGACGGTGCTGGGGTATGTCGGCGGGAAGGCGTTCGAGGACGACCCGATCAAGGGTGTGGCGGTGGGGCTGGGGCTCGCGCTGTCGGTGACGGGTGTGGTGGAGGGGGTGCGTTTCGTGCGGGGGCGCCGGCGTGGGCGGGCGGAGGCCGGGGAGGCCGCGGGGACTGCGGAGGCGCCGGTGGAGGCGTCGGGTGCGGCGCCCGGGCGGTGA
- a CDS encoding TIGR03086 family metal-binding protein, with product MVPEGFVRALDAFEAVMAAVPPDRWLSPSPCEGWAAVDVAGHVTAGLLVIEMRAAGRPLPQDDPDWREVAGTDPLASWRDVRARMTAELTPAALDRRVELAMGIEMTVREWVEQYPLELLVHTWDLARATGQTVVLPADLAEAALETAKAMAPGGREAGMLGAEVAVPGDAGPQARLLALFGRDPAA from the coding sequence GTGGTCCCTGAGGGGTTCGTCCGTGCGCTGGACGCGTTCGAGGCGGTGATGGCGGCGGTGCCGCCGGACCGGTGGCTGTCGCCGTCGCCGTGCGAGGGGTGGGCGGCCGTCGACGTGGCGGGGCATGTCACCGCCGGGCTGCTGGTGATCGAGATGCGGGCGGCCGGGCGGCCGCTCCCCCAGGACGATCCGGACTGGCGGGAGGTCGCCGGCACGGACCCGCTGGCGTCCTGGCGGGATGTCCGTGCCCGGATGACGGCGGAGCTGACGCCCGCGGCGCTGGATCGGCGGGTTGAGCTGGCGATGGGCATCGAGATGACGGTGCGCGAGTGGGTGGAGCAGTATCCGCTGGAACTGCTGGTGCACACCTGGGATCTGGCGCGCGCGACCGGGCAGACGGTGGTGCTCCCGGCGGATCTGGCGGAGGCGGCGCTGGAGACGGCGAAGGCGATGGCGCCTGGTGGCCGTGAGGCGGGCATGCTGGGCGCCGAGGTCGCCGTCCCCGGCGATGCCGGTCCCCAGGCGCGGCTGCTGGCGCTGTTCGGCCGCGACCCTGCCGCCTGA
- a CDS encoding DUF1707 domain-containing protein, translated as MEHRTEHPAADHHVRASDHDRDTTAQRLADALTEGALDPTEHHHRLQRALTATTRGDLHRLTADLPPSQAATTRAHDADRAAKDQADKRAWAAEWRYWAGGAAIMTAIWAVNALREGEWTFFWPAAPLGIWAAVLISYAIWPSDDD; from the coding sequence ATGGAACACCGAACCGAACACCCGGCCGCCGACCACCACGTCCGCGCCTCCGACCACGACCGCGACACCACCGCCCAACGCCTCGCCGACGCCCTCACCGAAGGCGCCCTCGACCCCACCGAACACCACCACCGCCTCCAGCGCGCCCTCACCGCCACCACCCGCGGCGACCTCCACCGCCTCACCGCCGACCTACCCCCCTCCCAGGCCGCCACCACCCGAGCCCACGACGCCGACCGCGCCGCCAAGGACCAAGCCGACAAACGCGCCTGGGCCGCCGAATGGCGCTACTGGGCCGGCGGCGCCGCCATCATGACCGCGATCTGGGCCGTCAACGCCCTCCGCGAGGGGGAGTGGACCTTCTTCTGGCCCGCCGCACCCCTCGGCATCTGGGCCGCCGTCCTCATCTCCTACGCCATCTGGCCCTCCGACGACGACTGA
- a CDS encoding HAD family phosphatase: MGHLHIFDMDGTLLTGTTANLEIARHLGTLPELHELEARFAAGTLDTRGFSTEIHRLWRHLTPGIVATAYTAATWLTGIADVCADIRARGEHSAVITMSPDFFAHRLLDLGFDDVIASRFPPMPFTGTLDPAGILTPTDKVRITERLRTRHGLTLAQCTAYGDSMSDAPLFRHLTNTVAVNADHHLADIAALDYRGTDLTEAYTLARTLPTT, translated from the coding sequence GTGGGACACCTGCACATCTTCGACATGGACGGCACCCTCCTGACCGGCACCACCGCCAACCTGGAGATCGCCCGCCACCTCGGCACCCTCCCCGAACTCCACGAACTCGAGGCGCGCTTCGCCGCCGGCACCCTCGACACACGCGGCTTCTCCACCGAGATCCACCGGCTCTGGCGCCACCTCACCCCCGGCATCGTCGCCACCGCCTACACCGCCGCCACCTGGCTCACCGGCATCGCCGACGTCTGCGCCGACATCCGCGCCCGCGGCGAGCACTCCGCCGTCATCACCATGTCACCCGACTTCTTCGCCCACCGCCTCCTCGACCTCGGCTTCGACGACGTCATCGCCTCCCGCTTCCCGCCCATGCCCTTCACCGGAACCCTCGACCCCGCCGGCATCCTCACCCCCACCGACAAGGTCCGCATCACCGAACGACTCCGCACCCGCCACGGACTCACCCTCGCCCAATGCACCGCCTACGGCGACTCCATGTCCGACGCACCCCTGTTCCGCCACCTCACCAACACCGTCGCCGTCAACGCCGACCACCACCTCGCCGACATCGCCGCCCTCGACTACCGCGGCACCGACCTCACCGAGGCCTACACCCTCGCCCGCACCCTCCCCACCACCTGA
- a CDS encoding MFS transporter, producing MYAYAFLEDFVLLYPVYALLFADAGLSPAEISSLFVLWSATAFVLELPSGLWADVFSRRLLLVVAPLPAGAGFVLWAFFPSYPVFAVGFVLWGAGSALRSGTMQALVYEELERVGAAGAYARVIGRSEAVSLLAVVAASVVASPVLAVGGYRALGVASAVVCVACAVAGWFLPEVRGPRGGGGGPSLRSVVRDGWVQVRREPGVRWALVLVVVLEGVASLDEYVPLLVRSTGVAVASVPLLVAVVTVGDAVGGWLAGRGVRWLSPVLVVGAVCLAVGALSGRAGGFVLVAVAFGVFRWAMAAADARLQERIGDGARATVTSVAGFGAETVAVLVYAGWALGSRWADAGVLMGAAAGAYAVVAFVLGVGARRGRVHREM from the coding sequence CTGTACGCCTACGCGTTCCTCGAGGATTTCGTTCTTCTGTACCCGGTGTACGCGCTGCTGTTCGCCGATGCCGGGTTGTCCCCCGCTGAGATCTCGTCGCTGTTCGTGCTGTGGTCGGCCACGGCGTTCGTCTTGGAGTTGCCGTCCGGTTTGTGGGCGGATGTGTTCTCGCGCCGGTTGCTGCTGGTGGTCGCTCCCCTGCCGGCTGGTGCGGGTTTCGTGTTGTGGGCGTTCTTTCCGTCGTATCCGGTGTTCGCGGTGGGTTTCGTGCTGTGGGGTGCGGGGTCGGCGCTGCGTTCGGGGACGATGCAGGCGCTGGTGTACGAGGAGTTGGAGCGGGTCGGCGCGGCGGGTGCGTACGCGCGTGTGATCGGGCGGTCGGAGGCGGTGTCGCTGCTGGCGGTGGTGGCGGCGTCGGTGGTGGCGTCGCCGGTGCTTGCGGTGGGTGGTTACCGGGCGCTGGGGGTGGCGAGTGCGGTGGTGTGCGTGGCGTGTGCTGTGGCGGGGTGGTTCCTGCCGGAGGTGAGGGGGCCGCGCGGGGGTGGGGGTGGGCCGTCGCTGAGGTCGGTGGTGCGGGACGGCTGGGTGCAGGTGCGGCGGGAGCCGGGGGTGCGGTGGGCGCTGGTTCTGGTGGTGGTGCTGGAGGGGGTGGCGTCGCTGGACGAGTATGTGCCGCTGCTGGTGCGGTCGACGGGGGTGGCGGTGGCGTCGGTGCCGTTGCTGGTGGCGGTGGTGACGGTGGGTGATGCGGTGGGCGGTTGGTTGGCGGGGCGGGGTGTGCGGTGGCTGTCGCCGGTGCTGGTGGTGGGTGCGGTGTGCTTGGCGGTGGGGGCGTTGAGTGGGCGTGCGGGCGGGTTCGTGCTGGTGGCGGTGGCGTTCGGGGTGTTCCGGTGGGCGATGGCGGCGGCGGACGCGCGGTTGCAGGAGCGGATCGGTGACGGGGCGCGGGCGACGGTGACGTCGGTGGCGGGGTTCGGTGCGGAGACGGTGGCGGTGCTGGTGTACGCGGGGTGGGCGCTGGGGTCGCGGTGGGCGGACGCGGGGGTGCTGATGGGGGCGGCGGCGGGTGCGTACGCGGTGGTGGCGTTCGTGCTGGGGGTGGGGGCGCGGCGGGGGCGCGTACATCGGGAGATGTAG
- a CDS encoding GNAT family N-acetyltransferase translates to MSLPGAAPRLIAPTTAVRSSFLAGEWADHQATGDPMDWLDEAYRDFGAFVARRRGVQQRWGVPCTTFWYVAGEQYLGTLIVRHRLTPELAEDGGHIGYHVVAPWRRRGHATRMLAAGLVECRRLGLERVLLTCAPDNEPSRRVIIANGGAHDGRDHGQDRFWITLDPAG, encoded by the coding sequence ATGAGCCTCCCCGGCGCGGCCCCGCGCCTGATCGCACCCACCACGGCGGTGCGGAGTTCGTTCCTAGCCGGGGAGTGGGCCGACCACCAGGCGACGGGCGACCCGATGGACTGGCTGGACGAGGCGTACCGCGATTTCGGCGCGTTCGTCGCGCGGCGCCGCGGCGTCCAGCAGCGATGGGGTGTGCCGTGCACGACGTTCTGGTACGTGGCGGGCGAGCAGTATCTGGGGACGCTGATCGTCCGGCACCGCCTGACACCGGAGCTCGCCGAGGACGGCGGCCATATCGGCTACCACGTCGTCGCGCCATGGCGGCGCCGCGGGCACGCCACGCGGATGCTCGCCGCCGGACTGGTGGAATGCCGCCGGCTCGGCCTGGAGCGCGTCCTGCTGACGTGCGCGCCCGACAACGAGCCGTCACGCCGGGTGATCATCGCCAACGGCGGTGCGCACGACGGCCGGGACCACGGCCAGGACCGTTTCTGGATCACGCTCGACCCGGCGGGCTGA
- a CDS encoding sensor histidine kinase — protein MNHSAATREPGGAARAHARAAAGAAARALRTAADAARPAALRAAVRRPTRAARIKDTLLYGALAFPIAVDMVSPLEPHLASWWLRGAGLAALAAAVAVCRARPATALLIAITLNLVHGNFVFAMPVLAYLAGLRTSRPQPLLWGFTAVFIGGTALATARGLDVAVWFPSTVWLVLLGVLPWLIGRYWRQHQELLHAGWERAERLEHQQRIIAERERLRERARIAQDMHDSLGHELALIAVRAGALQVAPGLHDRHRDAAAELRTGAADATDRLREIIGVLRDDTGPAPDAGQGPAAPVSPARETIPDLVDRARASGIPVHLTGAATLHGLAPMAALTAHRIVQEAITNAAKHAPGAPITVTLTHPNDALHITVANDPPPARTPLLPAGGRGLTGLTERVRLLGGTLDAAPDPAGGFTLTARLPDTPPPAPDAPPDAPPVPPGEWPSESALHLARERLQVRRGLITAITVPIALMAALGAVMAGYYIYVTLNSVLPPADYAALRVGTPQHQVEQTLPRKQTLDAGAVHAAVPEPRGAECRYYRPDANLLGAARVYRLCFTGGHLTSKNSYATDSLDPDRNDRDNPDQEHE, from the coding sequence GTGAACCACTCCGCAGCCACCCGGGAACCCGGCGGCGCCGCCCGCGCCCACGCCCGGGCCGCCGCCGGCGCCGCCGCCCGGGCACTGCGCACGGCCGCCGACGCCGCCCGCCCCGCCGCGCTGCGCGCCGCGGTCCGCCGCCCCACCCGCGCCGCCCGGATCAAGGACACCCTCCTCTACGGCGCGCTGGCCTTCCCCATCGCCGTCGACATGGTCTCCCCGCTCGAGCCCCACCTTGCCTCCTGGTGGCTGCGCGGAGCCGGACTCGCCGCCCTCGCCGCCGCCGTCGCCGTCTGCCGCGCCCGGCCCGCCACCGCACTCCTCATCGCCATCACCCTCAACCTCGTCCACGGCAACTTCGTGTTCGCCATGCCCGTCCTGGCCTACCTCGCCGGCCTGCGCACCTCCCGCCCCCAGCCCCTGCTGTGGGGCTTCACCGCCGTGTTCATCGGCGGCACCGCCCTGGCCACCGCCCGCGGCCTCGACGTCGCCGTCTGGTTCCCCTCCACCGTCTGGCTCGTCCTGCTCGGCGTCCTGCCCTGGCTCATCGGCCGCTACTGGCGCCAGCACCAGGAACTCCTGCACGCCGGCTGGGAACGCGCCGAACGCCTCGAACACCAGCAGCGCATCATCGCCGAACGCGAACGCCTCCGCGAACGCGCCCGCATCGCCCAGGACATGCACGACTCCCTCGGCCACGAACTCGCCCTCATCGCCGTCCGCGCCGGCGCCCTCCAGGTCGCCCCCGGACTCCACGACCGCCACCGCGACGCCGCCGCCGAACTCCGCACCGGCGCCGCCGACGCCACCGACCGCCTCCGCGAGATCATCGGCGTCCTCCGCGACGACACCGGCCCCGCACCCGACGCAGGCCAGGGCCCGGCCGCACCCGTCAGCCCCGCCCGCGAAACCATCCCCGACCTCGTCGACCGCGCCCGCGCCTCCGGCATCCCCGTCCACCTCACCGGCGCCGCCACCCTGCACGGACTCGCCCCCATGGCCGCCCTCACCGCCCACCGCATCGTCCAAGAGGCCATCACCAACGCCGCCAAACACGCCCCCGGCGCCCCGATCACCGTCACCCTCACCCACCCCAACGACGCCCTCCACATCACCGTCGCCAACGACCCCCCGCCCGCCCGCACACCCCTCCTCCCCGCCGGCGGACGCGGCCTCACCGGCCTCACCGAACGCGTCCGCCTCCTCGGCGGCACCCTCGACGCCGCCCCCGACCCCGCCGGCGGCTTCACCCTCACCGCCCGCCTCCCCGACACCCCGCCCCCCGCACCCGACGCACCCCCCGACGCGCCGCCCGTCCCACCGGGGGAGTGGCCCTCCGAATCCGCCCTCCACCTCGCCCGCGAACGCCTCCAGGTCCGCCGCGGCCTCATCACCGCCATCACCGTCCCCATCGCCCTCATGGCCGCCCTCGGCGCCGTCATGGCCGGCTACTACATCTACGTCACCCTCAACTCCGTCCTCCCACCCGCCGACTACGCCGCCCTCCGCGTCGGCACACCCCAGCACCAGGTCGAACAGACCCTCCCGCGAAAGCAGACCCTCGACGCCGGCGCCGTCCACGCCGCCGTCCCCGAACCCCGCGGCGCCGAATGCCGCTACTACCGCCCCGACGCCAACCTCCTCGGCGCCGCCCGCGTCTACCGCCTCTGCTTCACCGGCGGACACCTCACCAGCAAGAACAGCTACGCCACCGACAGCCTCGACCCCGACCGCAACGACCGCGACAACCCCGACCAGGAGCACGAGTGA
- a CDS encoding response regulator transcription factor: protein MIRVMLADDQTLVRAGFRSILEGEDDIEIVAEAGDGAQAVARAVEVRPDVVLMDIRMPVLDGLEATRRIIADPRLGGVRVVILTTFDLDDYVYEAIKAGASGFLVKDTEPPELIHGVRVVARGDALLAPTVTRRLISEFASRITAPPPAAELGALTEREREVLELVAAGLSNEEIAGRLVLSPATAKTHVSRILAKLGARDRAQLVVLAYEKGVIRPGWLG, encoded by the coding sequence GTGATCCGGGTGATGCTGGCTGACGACCAGACGCTGGTGCGGGCGGGGTTCCGGTCGATCCTGGAGGGCGAGGACGACATCGAGATCGTCGCCGAGGCCGGGGACGGGGCGCAGGCGGTGGCGCGGGCGGTCGAGGTGCGCCCGGACGTGGTGCTGATGGACATCCGGATGCCGGTGCTGGACGGGCTGGAGGCGACGCGGCGGATCATCGCCGATCCGCGGCTGGGCGGCGTCCGGGTGGTGATCTTGACGACGTTCGATCTGGACGACTACGTGTACGAGGCGATCAAGGCGGGGGCGAGCGGGTTCCTGGTGAAGGACACCGAGCCGCCGGAGCTGATCCACGGGGTGCGGGTGGTGGCACGGGGGGACGCGCTGCTGGCGCCGACGGTGACGCGGCGGCTGATCTCGGAGTTCGCGTCGCGGATCACCGCTCCGCCGCCGGCGGCGGAGCTGGGCGCGCTGACCGAGCGGGAGCGGGAGGTGCTGGAGCTGGTGGCGGCGGGCCTGTCGAACGAGGAGATCGCGGGGCGGCTGGTGCTGTCGCCGGCGACGGCGAAGACGCATGTGAGCCGGATCCTGGCCAAGCTCGGGGCGCGGGACCGGGCGCAGCTGGTGGTGCTGGCGTATGAGAAGGGTGTGATCCGGCCGGGATGGCTCGGCTGA
- a CDS encoding response regulator transcription factor: MIRALLADDEMMIRAGVRAILTADPGIDVVAEAADGHEAVELTLRHRPDVALLDIRMPRLDGLAAAAELRRTAPATGVIILTTFGEDDYIARALSGGASGFLLKSGDPRELIAGVRAVADGAAYLSPKVAHRVITEIGGGRLAGGARARRRITALTPREHDVLALLGAGLSNAEIANRLHLVEGTVKAYVSAILTRLDVRNRVQAAVIAYEAGLVGDDTAH, from the coding sequence GTGATCCGGGCCCTCCTCGCCGACGACGAAATGATGATCCGCGCCGGCGTCCGCGCCATCCTCACCGCCGACCCCGGCATCGACGTCGTCGCCGAGGCCGCCGACGGCCACGAAGCCGTCGAACTCACCCTCCGCCACCGACCCGACGTCGCCCTCCTCGACATCCGCATGCCCCGCCTGGACGGCCTCGCCGCCGCCGCCGAACTGCGCCGCACCGCCCCCGCCACCGGCGTCATCATCCTCACCACCTTCGGCGAGGACGACTACATCGCCCGCGCCCTGTCCGGCGGCGCCAGCGGCTTCCTCCTCAAATCCGGCGACCCCCGCGAACTCATCGCCGGCGTCCGCGCCGTCGCCGACGGCGCCGCCTACCTGTCCCCGAAGGTCGCCCACCGCGTCATCACCGAGATCGGCGGCGGCCGCCTCGCCGGCGGCGCCCGCGCCCGCCGCCGCATCACCGCCCTCACCCCCCGCGAACACGACGTCCTCGCCCTGCTCGGCGCCGGCCTGTCCAACGCCGAGATCGCCAACCGCCTCCACCTCGTCGAAGGCACCGTCAAGGCCTACGTCAGCGCCATCCTCACCCGCCTGGACGTCCGCAACCGCGTCCAGGCCGCCGTCATCGCCTACGAAGCCGGCCTCGTCGGCGACGACACCGCCCACTGA
- a CDS encoding DUF72 domain-containing protein, translating to MLIGTSGWQYADWRGVLYPPGLPQRRWLRHYGDVFATVENNNAFYRLPGRETFEQWRGSTPPGFVMALKASRYLTHMKRLTDPAEPVARLMGAAAGLGPKLGPVLLQLPPTLRADPDRLAACLRRFPADVRVAVEPRHPSWWTDETRRVLEHHGAALCWTDRLGRPQTPLWRTTGWLYLRMHEGPAEPWPHYDDETLRGWADELAGDGDAYVYFNNDPGGAAVRNALRFADLTAHSKTD from the coding sequence ATGCTCATCGGCACATCGGGCTGGCAGTACGCCGACTGGCGCGGCGTCCTGTACCCGCCCGGCCTCCCGCAGCGGCGCTGGCTGCGGCACTACGGGGACGTCTTCGCCACGGTGGAGAACAACAACGCCTTCTACCGGCTGCCGGGGCGTGAGACGTTCGAGCAGTGGCGGGGGAGCACCCCGCCCGGTTTCGTCATGGCGCTGAAGGCCAGCCGCTACCTCACCCACATGAAGCGCCTCACCGACCCTGCCGAACCCGTCGCACGGCTCATGGGCGCCGCCGCCGGGCTCGGCCCCAAGCTCGGACCGGTCCTGCTGCAGCTCCCGCCCACCCTGCGCGCCGACCCGGACCGCCTCGCCGCCTGCCTGCGGCGGTTCCCGGCGGACGTGCGCGTCGCCGTCGAGCCGCGCCACCCCTCATGGTGGACGGACGAGACCCGCCGCGTCCTGGAACACCATGGCGCCGCCCTGTGCTGGACCGACCGCCTCGGCCGCCCCCAGACGCCGCTGTGGCGGACCACCGGCTGGCTCTACCTGCGCATGCACGAAGGCCCCGCCGAGCCCTGGCCGCACTACGACGACGAGACGCTGCGGGGCTGGGCGGACGAACTCGCGGGCGACGGTGACGCCTACGTCTACTTCAACAACGATCCGGGCGGGGCCGCCGTCCGCAACGCGCTGCGCTTCGCGGACCTCACCGCGCACAGCAAAACGGATTAA